ataatgtttgaagaaaggtgaccggtttttacaaaacttttgttttgaaggggggattgcaaacttcctgttgatttttgttgggggttgtcgatctatgaaatgtaggtctaagcgagacctacatagaggtttttgtttcatgtctctccgacattcttaccggaagttacaagcagttgtgtctgtgttttcttccttggagcagttttttcattgttttattcaaaaatagcgctagagcgcaattttgagtttttgggtttggtttttttcattagatcgcaaattcgccagtccttatgtgtgcgccaagttttgtgactttagaagcattttaagggggtcaaattacagcgcaaagaggcaaaaattgcattttttaggagactttgcacaggggttctttgaaggcgcgtataatcaaaacctgagaacttatcaaaactctgttctataattttaatcagaagggttcaatctctctcctgtgcgagtttgaagccaaaacaacaaacacactcagaggagataatgtttgaagaaaggtggcCGGTTTTTACAaatcttttgttttgaaggggggattgcaaacttcctgttgatttttgttgggggttgtcgatctatgaaatgtaggtctaagcgagacctacatagaggtttttgtttcatgtctctccgacattcttaccggaagttacacgcagttttgtctgtgtttttttccttggagcagttttttcagtgttttattcaaaaatatcgctagagcgcaattttgagttttgcggtttggtttttttcattagatggcaatattcgccagtccttatgtgtgcgccaagtttggtgacttttgaagcatttcaaaaggggtcaaattacagcgcaaagaggcaaaaatggcattttttaggagactttgcacaggggttctttgaaggcgcgtaaaatcaaaacctgagaacttatcaaaactctgttctatacttttaatcagaagagttcaatccctctcctgtgcgagtttgaagccaaaacaacaaacgcactcagaggagataatgtttgaagaaaggtgaccggtttttacaaaacttttgttttgaaggggggattgcaaacttcctgttgatttttttggGTGGttttcaatctatgaaatgtaggtctaagcgagacctacatagaggtttttgtttcatgtctctccgacattcttaccggaagttacaagcagttttgtctgtgttttcttccttggagcagttttttcagtgttttattcaaaaatagcgctagagcgcaattttgagttttggggtttggtttttttttcattagatcgcaatattttcccgtccttatgtgtgcgccaagtttggtgacttttgaagcattttaaaaggggtcaaattatagcacaaagaggcaaaaatggcgtttttttgcgaaaattttattttgaagggttttttttccaacttcctgtagatttttgctgaaagaagtgagtgtatgaaaattgggtctcagtcagacctacatagaagtttttgtttcatgtcgctatgacattcctaacagaagttacatgcagttttgtctgtaatttttttcctaggggggcgctagagcgcaattttcattttgggggattggttgcttaatatgttgggaaggtttgctataccgacgtgtgtgtcaaatttggtgagttttgaagcatgttaagggggtcaaatttcagcgcgtaggtgcggaataataataaaacacagcagtttcaatagggtcctaatAATAAGATATGTAACACTTGtgaacagtagagaatatgaagtgacttttggtctagaacatgttttgctttattcattgttgatgtgttttttttgctactttatgttgcatattttcgttataatgggttgtacttgcaaaaacctctatgtaggtctcgcttagacctacatttcatagatcgaCAACAAAAATCAACAAATTAAAGTGAAACAAAGTTATTGCTAGCAATTCTCTTAAGCAAATGCACATTTGTGGCATTTAATATCTTCTGAAGAGCACAAATGAATGAacttgaaatgttgctattgttgttGAAAAGAAAAGTCAGCAATTAAACACCAATTAAAGCTGATTGAGGTCAAAGCTGATTGGCTGGAATGAGGTCACGTGACACGCGGGGGTGATTAAGTGAGACCAGGAGTACAATTAAGTGCTTTTAAAGATGAAGAAACACCAGCTTTTAAATACCTAGTAACATGAACTCCAGCTTCTTCCGGTCCACTCGGAACCTCTCCTCGGTCCACTCCGGGTCGGGGCCGCTCAAGTCGTCGTCGTCGCCGGGCAGAGGAGAGTCTGTGCTCCGCTCGCTGTTGGAGCCTTGGTCGGACTGCAAGTAGCCGCTCAGAGCGTCGCCCTGGGCCGCCATGGCGCTGCTGGCCGCTCGGGGGAAGTTCGCGTGTCAAAAAGGAGGCCGGTTGGAGGTTAAAACATCGTCAAAAAGGAGGCGAGTTGGAGGTTAAAACATCGCTGCCTGCAACCTCCGAGCAGCCTCATTTGTTGCGACCTTCTGCGGGCTGCAAAGAGTCCAAAAGTGCAAGAAAGTCCTCCTGCACCAAGACTCCTCCTCCCGGGAACACTTCTTGCCTCCTCCATACATATtttcttcttaaaaaaaatatatatttttgactatttatattactaaatGATTGTGTATGCATCTaattaggggatctgctccaatgttgttgttttttgaagcTGTTgaagtgtaataataataaaactctaTCGGCAACCCgcttgcggctctttagcgccgccctagtggctctctggagctttttcaaaaatgtatgaacaatggaaaaagatgagtggaaaaaaacatatttttggttttaatatggtttttgtaggaggacaaacatgacacaaacctccctgattgttataaagcacactgtttatattaaacacgcttcactgattccagtatttggcgagcgtcgttttgtcctactcatttcggcggtccttgaactcaccctagtttgtttacatcaggggtgtccaaactttttccactgagggccgcagactgaaaaatcaaagtatgcaGGGTGCATtttcatctttttcttttttttttaaaaaaaaaagcaatacaatagttgttgatttttttttttacctttatggtctccggaagggtctcagtcataaaaatgttagaaataagtcatacattattatttttttttcatttaacgcttgaattTCGAGAttaacttcaggtctgtctgtcgttataaaaaaaaaaaaaaaattttgttttttatgtttatttccaaagacatgcacctggggataggttgattggcaacactaaatgggccctagtgtgtgaatgtgagtgtgaatgttgtctatctgtgttggccctgcgatgaggtggcgacttgtccagggtgtaccccgccttccgcccgattgtagctgagataggccccagtgccccccgcgaccccgaaaagggaataagcggtagaaaatggatggatggatgtttatttcaaaacccttatttatatccatccattttctaccgcttattccctttttgggcctatctcagctacaatcaggcggaaggcagggtacacccttgacaagtcgccacctcatcgcagctcggttggtagagcggccgtgccagcaacttgagggttgcaggttcgattcccgcttccgccatcctagtcactgccgttgtgtccttgggcaagacactttacccacctgctcccagtgccacccacactgctttaaatgtaacttagatattgggtttcactatgtaaagcgctttgagtcactagagaaaagcgctatataaatataattcacttcactatttatatgtcaagtggaatatttgacatgaagtaattggaaccctaaataggtcaataattcataacaataaaaaaaaagaataagtgttgaaaataatccatatgtatatatgtttttacttttaacgcttaagtcttGTATAGTTTTTTCCCATACTTTTTTGTTAGATGCCCTTTTAGTgaaagaaaactttatttcgcacAAAATATTCAATACtatcccccccaaaatatttgcaagtgaaattgttccagtgaagtaattggagccttcggcaggtcagctttgtgttattagtgtcaacatcgcaactttttcttgttacatgtcactgtttactcttttattacactcatttatgtttaaaatgtttattatatttttagaACGGGCCAGGGGCCATTAACAAATTTCGGGGCGCACTCTGGACACgcctggtttacatgtacaactttctccgactgtctaagacgtgttttatgccaattctttttctgtctcgttttgtccaccaaacttttaatgttgggcatgaatgcacaaaaggtgagttttgttgatgttattgatttgtgtggagtgctaatcagacatatttggtcactgcatgactgcaagctaatcgatgctaacatgctatttaggccagctatatgtacatattgcatcattatgcctcatttgtagctatatttcagctcatttagtttcctttaagacCTCTTAATTGAATTTGTATCTCATGACACACGTATGTaacatggcttttaattttttgcggctccagagggatctgtttttgtatttttggtccaatatggctctttcaacattttaggttcgcgacccctgctctattctattctgttcttcCAGCACTGCTACGAGAAGTCTTGCTTTAATGGCCTTTTCTGCACTTGATTTCTGCAGAGCCAGCATGCAGCTCTCTATGGGCCTGTTGAGGAAACACTCCACATCCTGTCGGGAAGCAATACGGGACACTTCAAAGATAACAAGCAGTCAAACATACCCGCTCTACAAGGGAAGGAAAGCAGCACATATGTTTTGTTTACTTCTGCAATGTTTATACTCCCATTGGCGGTCATTTGTCCTGCAGCTAAATCATATTTTATCGAAATTTCGACCCACAAAAGTTTACTTTTTTAGATCACTGCACTTAATAGGCATGTAGGACATTAGAATGAAATAGAACAAAGAATAGAAAACTATAGTTAGGTTTGGAATGTCCTCAGGCATGTGCAGTGCAAGTgaatgctgccctctagtggacactTGGGTTACAACAGGCAGGAACTGATTCGGAGTTATAATTTGAAGATAAAAAATCGAATTTTGAAATGAAAATTCATTATTTAAAGAATAGTTATTTTAAGATAGTCAACAATCAGACAAAGTAATACTCAAAATGATGAGAGTCAAAATAGTATGAGAAATTTAAATGACAAATCAAAATTTTGAGTTGTAATTGTGACAGTCAAAATTGTGAAAAAGTCGGAATTGagtctaaattatgagataaaaagtcccaATTTAGAGTCTACACTATAAGATCAAAAATGTAATTGAGTTATGTCATCATTAAATCCAAATTATGAGTGTGACAAAAAATATGAAAGacataagttgattggcaacactaaatggtccctagtgtgtgaatgttgtccgtacatctgtgttggtcctgtgatgaggggcgacttgtccagggtgtaccccgccttctggccggttgtagctgagatcggcaccagcgccccctgcaaccccaaagggaataagcggtagaaaatggatggatggaagtcaaaattatgagatacaaaatcCTAATAAAGAGTCTAAATTATGACTGTAGAACATATTAAATTGAGATAAGTCTAATTACATCAAAATTATGTGTGACAATTTTGAGGTGAGATAGAAGGTCAAAATGAGAAGATAAAGCCTAAATTATGAGAAATAATTTAAAACCAGATAAAGTGTCAGTTATGGGATAAAAAGTCTAAATCAGGAAATAAATCTCTTATTTCACAATGAAGAAATGGATATATTTGTAGGggcttgaataataataatctaCAAAAATGATGAATGCAGGAACTGATCAGCTTGTTGtaaaaattcacaaaaaagacGAGAAAATGCAACTCAAATGTGTATGTTTTTAATGTAAAGTAAAACGAGCATAGTTTCATTCAGTATAAATCTCTCCAATGTATAATAAAATGAGGTATTCTCACCACTGCTGatgtcataataataatagtgatagcggtaataataattattataataataataatgccaaTTGAGAGTTGAGAAGGAAATGAACAGTCAATATAATTTGGGCCATGTCAAGTTTAAgtggtgaaagtgaaagtgaaagtgctcCCAGCAGAACCAGTTCGGTTCACACTTCACATTGCATACTTCTGAGTCCATTCTCTGGCATGTTTGTTGTACCTAGCAGAAACACACCACAACACCACTGTCacatatttgtttacatttttctgcatgctgaaacacacaaaaacaacatgTGTGCATgctgaaacaaacaaacacaacgtgtgtgtgtgctgaaacaaacaaaaacaacgtGTGTTCATGctgaagtaaacaaaaacaacgtGTGTTCATGctgaagtaaacaaaaacaatgtgtgtgcgtgctgaagtaaacaaaaacattgtgtGTGCGTtctgaagtaaacaaaaacattgtgtGTGCATgctgaaacaaaaacaaagtgtGTGCATgctgaaacaaaaacaaagtgtGTGCATGCTGAAACACAAAGTGTGTGCATGCTGAAACACAAAGTGTGTGCATgctgaaacaaaaacaaagtgtGTGCATGctaaagcaaacaaaaacaatgtGTGTGCATGctgaaacaaaaacacaacgtGGGTGCATGctgaagtaaacaaaaacattgtgtGTGCGTGCTGAAGTAAACAAAAACGTGTGTGCATGttgaaacaaaaacaacatgtgTGCATGctgaaacaaaaacaacatgtgTGCATGctgaaacaaaaacaacatgtgTGCATgctgaaacaaaaacaaagtgtGTGCATGctgaagtaaacaaaaacaatgtgTGTGCATGctgaagtaaacaaaaacaatgtgtgcatgctgaaacaaacaaaaacaatgcgTGTTCATGCTGAAACAAACAATGTGTGTGCATTCTGAAACAAACACAATGTGTGCGCATgctgaaacaaacaaaaacaatgcgtgttcatgctaaaaaaaacaaaaacattgtgtgTGCGTGCTGAAGTAAACAAAAACGTGTGCATGTTGACAAAAACAACATGTGTGCATGctgaaacaaaaacaacatgtgTGCATgctgaaacaaacaaaaacagtgtATGTGCATgctgaaacaaacaaaaacaacctgTGTGCATGctgaaacaaaaacacaatgtgGGTGCATGctgaagtaaacaaaaacaatgtgTGTGCATGCTGAAACAAACAAATCCCCAGGTGTGCATGCTGAAACAAACAATGCGTGTTCATgctgaaacaaacaaacacaatgtGTGTGCATgctgaaacaaacaaacacaatgtgtgttcatgctaaaaaaaacaaaaacattgtgtgTGCGTGCTGAAGTAAACAAAAACGTGTGCATGttgaaacaaaaacaacatgtgTGCATgctgaaacaaaaacaaagtgtGTGCATGCTGAAGCAAACAATGTGTGTGCATGctgaaacaaaaacacaatttgtgTGCATGCTGAAACAAACAATGTGTGTGCATGCTGAAACAAACAAGCACAATGTGTGTGCATgctgaaacaaacaaacacaatgtGTGTGCATgctgaaacaaacaaacacaatgtGTGTGCATgctgaaacaaacaaacacaatgtGTGTGCATGCTGAGGTAAACAAAGACAATGTGTGTGCATgctgaaacaaacaaaaacagtgtGTGCGCAtgctgaaacaaacaaacaatgtgTGTGCATgctgaaacaaacaaaaacaatgtgtGTGCATgctgaaacaaacaaaaacattgtgtGTGCATGCTGAAACAATGTGTGTGCATGCTGAAACAAACAATGTGTGTGCATgctgaaacaaacaaaaacaatgtgtGTGCATgctgaaacaaacaaaaacattgtgtGTGCATgctgaaacaaacaaacacaatgtGTGTGCATGctgaaacaaaaacacaatttgtgTGCTTGCTGAAACAAACACAATGTGTGTGCATgctgaaacaaaaaaacacaatttgtgtgcttgctgaaacaaataaacacaatGTGTGTGCATgctgaaacaaacaaacacaatgtgtgtgtgttctgaaaCAAACAatgtgtgtgaatgctgaaacaaacaaacacaatgtGTGTGCATgctgaaacaaacaaacacaatgtgtgtgcgtgctgaaacaaaaacacaatttgtgTGCGTgctgaaacaaacaaacacagtgtGTGCAtgctgaaacaaacaaacaaacaatgtgtgtgcgtgctgaaacaaacaaacaaacaaacaaacaaacaaacacaatttGTGTGCATGCTGaaaccaacaaacaaacacaatttGTGTGCAtgctgaaacaaacaaacaaacacaatgtGTGTGCATgctgaaacaaacaaacacaacgtGTGTGCATGCTTAAACACACACAATGTGTGTGCATgctgaaacaaacaaacacaatgtGTGTGCGTGCTGAAGCAAACAAAAACAACTTACTTCTGTCGGTCTGATTTGTAGGTGTGTGCGATGTCCGGGACTAAGGGGTCGTCAGGGTTGGGGTCACATAGCAAAGAGCATATGGATAACAAGACTGGGACCAAGAAAAAAGGTTTGAGATGAGTCAACATCACCTGAGTTGTAAACAAGTGTTTTCTTCCTACCTTTTGATACGGTGAGAGCAGGAGACCACTGTGACCTTAAGATGTCCAGGCAGATACTGCCGTTGCTGTTTATGTTGGGGTGATAGATCTTGGTCTGAAAAGCCACCTGTGGGAGAAATCATCACATGACCGTAAATGTACCTTCATCACAGACTCCCAGGCACTACTTTTTCCCTATGCTTTGAAACCTGTGGCTTATGGAACGGTGCAGCTGATTCCTATACTGTTTtactatttgatattgcactggtactgtatttgactactgtactaaTACTTCGACCATAACTACTGTTACTTATTGTGCAGCTTATtatcttgtaattaatgtacatcagagctattcaaatgtttgtatttagtgtattggattcctgcaactagtgtttggatgcCACTGCACACAATATTTGAAGAGCATGGAACAAAGCCtctcactgtggtgtagtctgcatgtaaCCAATACAACTTTCAACCTCATGGATTTTGGCCCCAATCTTTTGTATTCCAAACATTGTTGTCATAAACCGtgagcaaagacactgaaaaagtATGTTATAGTTTgagctatggcgccatcttttagacaagtttgctcactacaGGTACTGCTCTACAGTATTTCCTCCTGTTtagtgctttgaaccggaagtacaacgtACATCTGCGGCATATTAGATTATTGGGTGTGGCTAATacatgggaaaacattttttccttGTGAAATGTAGTGTGTGCGGCTTATACAGCGAGCGGTGGGCTCTATAGTCCACTAATGTGCATGAAAGAAGTCTTGGTGTTGTGATTGAAGgatttacttccgtgacaacctccttaTGGTTTTGTacacaatcagaaatatcaagcagtcataatgcgccaaacattgaTAAGtgtagagagtgttttgcatattccccatcatcccttgtaattgatttaaataggtgtcattttgaatgttttatgttgattaaacttgttataatatccacaaagttcagtgagcaggttgtgttgtgtgaccatgtttgttacatttttttctgcaccgtgactagggaaggttgcttGAATTAGGTTCTATATTGAAAAGCTATACTTCCTAGCCTTGAAAGTACATTTACTGGCAGAGTGACTTCTGATTGCCACGTAACAAGCAACAAAATGTCACTAGatgtatccatctatccatcttcttccgcttatccgaggtcgggtcgcaggggcagcagcctaagcagggaagcccagacttccctttccccagccatttAAGTCCAGCTCCTTCCgtgggatcctgaggcgttcccaggccagccgggagacatagtcttcccaacttgtcctgggtcttccctgtggcctcctaccggtcagacgtgcccgaaacacctccctagggaggcgttcgggtggcatcctgaccagatgcccgaaccacctcatctggctcttccgTATGtagaagagcagcggctttactttgagttcctcccggatggcagagcttctcaccctatctctgagggagagacccgccacacggcggaggaaactcatttgggccgcttgtacccgtgatcttatcctttcggtcatgacccaaagctcatgaccataggtgaggatgggaacgtagatcgaccggtaaattgagagctttgccttccggctcagctccttcttcaccatcaagggatcgatacagcgtccgcattactgaagacgccgatccgcctgtccatttcaccatccactcttccctcactcgtggacaaaactccgaggtacttgaactcctccacttggggcagggtctcctccccaacccggagatggcacttcacccttttccgggggagaaccatggattcggacttggaggtgctgattctcgttctggtcgcttcacactcagctgcgaaccgatccagtgagagctgaagatcccggccagatgaatccatcaggaccacatcatctgcaaaaagcagagacctaatcctgcggccaccaaaccggaacccctcaacgccttgactgcgcctagaaattctgtccaaaaaagttatgaacagaatcggtgacaaaggacagccttggcggagtccaaccctcactggaaacgtgttcgacttactgccggcaatgcggaccaagctctgacactgatcatacagggagcagaccgccacaataagacagtccgataccccatactctctgagcactctccacaggacttcccgagggacacggtccaatgccttctccaagtccacaaagcacatgtagactggttgggcaaactcccatgcaccctcaagaaccctgccgagaatatagagctggtccacagttccacgaccaggaccaaaaccacactgttcctcctgaatccgaggtttgactatccggcgtagcctcctctccagtacacctgaatagaccttaccgggaaggctgaggagtgtcaTTTTTACACAATCAATCAACATACTGGTCAAAGTTATGACGCAATGCATACTTCTTTAAGCTAACATGTGCA
This sequence is a window from Nerophis ophidion isolate RoL-2023_Sa linkage group LG09, RoL_Noph_v1.0, whole genome shotgun sequence. Protein-coding genes within it:
- the LOC133559711 gene encoding ubiquitin-conjugating enzyme E2 D4-like, encoding MALKRIQKELNDLQRDPPASCSAGPVGEDMFHWQATITGPNDSPYHGGVFFLSVHFPTDYPFKPPKVAFQTKIYHPNINSNGSICLDILRSQWSPALTVSKVLLSICSLLCDPNPDDPLVPDIAHTYKSDRQKYNKHAREWTQKYAM